The Miscanthus floridulus cultivar M001 chromosome 17, ASM1932011v1, whole genome shotgun sequence genome has a window encoding:
- the LOC136514961 gene encoding uncharacterized protein translates to MPPTPRKRKAPEPEPRRRPPSLLEFRAPVDGAWYDARVTVQCGALRVMYEGFLEELDEWYDPAALAAASASARDVATLRARFRARSTPLEDAQCRDLRAGALLCVSCALDGGDLKFYDAVLESVLTAAHEIVDGKERCSCSFTVRWSKGPRAGSREVVGVERVCCVQSSPVRDPVLIEFLDGVTKLLRNVNEEMASQEIRAVPAAEGGVPADAPPGFYRKFGSTK, encoded by the exons ATGCCGCCGACGCCGCGAAAGCGGAAGgcgcccgagcccgagccacggCGGCGCCCGCCGTCCCTCCTGGAGTTCCGTGCCCCAGTGGACGGCGCGTGGTACGACGCGCGCGTGACGGTGCAGTGCGGCGCGCTGCGGGTCATGTACGAGGGGTTCCTCGAGGAGCTGGACGAGTGGTACGACCCCGCAGcgctcgccgccgcctccgcctccgcgcgcgACGTGGCCACGCTCCGCGCCAGGTTCCGTGCGCGGTCCACGCCCCTGGAAGACGCCCAGTGCCGCGATCTCCGAGCCGGCGCGCTGCTCTGCGTCTCCTGCGCGCTCGATGGCGGCGACCTCAAGTTCTACGACGCCGTCCTCGAGTCC GTCTTGACGGCGGCTCACGAGATCGTTGACGGCAAGGAGCGGTGCTCGTGCAGTTTCACGGTGCGGTGGTCGAAGGGACCGCGCGCCGGGAGCCGGGAGGTGGTCGGCGTTGAGCGGGTTTGCTGCGTGCAGTCCTCGCCGGTGCGAGACCCGGTGCTTATCGAGTTCCTGGACGGCGTGACCAAGCTGCTCAGGAACGTCAACGAGGAAATGGCGTCTCAGGAGATCCGCGCCGTGCCGGCAGCCGAAGGCGGCGTCCCTGCAGACGCGCCGCCCGGATTTTACCGGAAATTTGGGTCCACGAAGTAG